A genomic stretch from Prochlorococcus marinus str. MIT 9312 includes:
- the glnA gene encoding type I glutamate--ammonia ligase, with product MSKSPQDVLSQIKDEGIELIDLKFTDIHGKWQHLTLTSDMIEEDSFTEGLAFDGSSIRGWKAINASDMSMVPDSSTAWIDPFYKHKTLSMICSIQEPRSGEPYDRCPRALAQKALKYLDSTGIADTAFFGPEPEFFLFDDVRYDSKEGGCFYSVDTIEAPWNTGRIEEGGNLGYKIQYKEGYFPVAPNDTAQDIRSEMLLLMGELGIPTEKHHHEVAGAGQHELGMKFDSLIKAADNVMTYKYVVRNVAKKYGKTATFMPKPVFNDNGTGMHVHQSLWKSGQPLFFGESAYANLSQTARWYIGGILKHAPSFLAFTNPTTNSYKRLVPGFEAPVNLVYSEGNRSAAVRIPLTGPSPKAKRLEFRSGDALANPYLAFSVMMLAGIDGIKNQIDPGDGVDVDLFELPAEELAKIDTVPSSLNDSLNALKADKDYLLAGGVFTEDFIDNFIDIKYEEVQQLRQRPHPHEFFMYYDA from the coding sequence ATGTCTAAATCTCCTCAAGATGTTTTAAGTCAAATTAAAGACGAAGGAATTGAACTCATCGATTTAAAATTCACAGATATTCATGGAAAATGGCAACATTTAACACTTACATCAGACATGATAGAAGAGGATTCTTTTACTGAAGGCTTAGCGTTTGATGGGTCATCAATAAGAGGTTGGAAAGCAATTAATGCATCTGATATGTCAATGGTGCCTGATTCAAGTACAGCTTGGATCGATCCTTTTTATAAACATAAAACATTAAGTATGATTTGCTCTATTCAAGAGCCAAGAAGCGGTGAGCCTTATGATAGATGTCCAAGGGCTTTAGCTCAAAAGGCATTAAAATATTTAGACTCTACTGGCATAGCAGATACTGCATTTTTTGGACCTGAGCCAGAATTCTTTTTATTTGATGATGTTAGATATGACTCTAAAGAAGGAGGTTGTTTTTATAGTGTAGATACTATTGAAGCACCATGGAATACAGGGAGAATAGAAGAAGGTGGGAACTTAGGATACAAAATACAATATAAAGAAGGATATTTTCCAGTAGCTCCAAATGATACTGCGCAAGATATCAGATCTGAGATGCTTCTTCTTATGGGTGAATTAGGTATCCCTACAGAAAAACATCACCATGAAGTTGCTGGTGCCGGCCAACACGAGCTTGGAATGAAATTTGATTCTTTAATAAAAGCTGCTGATAACGTTATGACGTATAAATACGTGGTTAGAAACGTAGCTAAAAAATATGGGAAAACTGCAACATTTATGCCTAAGCCTGTATTTAACGATAATGGGACTGGAATGCATGTTCACCAAAGTTTATGGAAGAGTGGACAGCCACTATTCTTTGGTGAAAGTGCCTATGCAAATTTATCCCAAACAGCTAGATGGTATATCGGAGGAATACTTAAACATGCCCCTTCATTCCTAGCGTTTACTAATCCAACAACAAATAGTTATAAAAGATTGGTTCCAGGATTTGAAGCACCTGTAAATCTAGTTTATTCTGAGGGTAATAGATCGGCTGCAGTAAGAATACCTTTAACTGGTCCAAGTCCAAAAGCTAAAAGATTAGAATTTAGATCAGGTGACGCACTTGCTAACCCATATTTAGCTTTCTCTGTAATGATGCTCGCTGGTATTGATGGGATCAAAAATCAAATAGATCCTGGTGATGGTGTAGATGTTGATTTATTCGAACTTCCTGCAGAAGAACTTGCAAAAATTGATACAGTACCTTCATCTCTTAATGATTCACTTAATGCACTCAAAGCAGACAAGGATTATCTATTAGCTGGTGGAGTATTTACAGAAGATTTTATTGATAACTTTATCGATATAAAATACGAAGAGGTACAACAATTAAGACAGAGGCCTCATCCACATGAATTCTTTATGTATTACGATGCATAA
- a CDS encoding pyridoxal-phosphate-dependent aminotransferase family protein, producing the protein MTEAKLISALNEENLSHFSKTYVPSRLLLGPGPSNAHPEVLNALSLNPIGHLDEAYISLMSDVQKLLRYTWQCNNRLTLPMSGTGSAAMEASIANFIEEGETILIAKKGYFGDRLVDMATRYKAEVSVMEKPWGESFSYEEIKYEIETKKPAIFAIVHAETSSGVLQPLDGIGDVCRKNNSLFLVDAVTSLGALELLIDEWKIDLAYSCSQKGLSCPPGLSPFTMNERAEEKLSSRKTKVPNWYLDLSLLNKYWGSDRVYHHTAPVNMNFAIREGLRLIANEGLENVWNRHNTNARKLWNGLESLGMELHVSKDYRLPTLTTVKIPPAVDGDGFRNHLLRNFGIEIGNGLGELSGKVWRIGLMGFNSSEENVDRLLNLFDTELKKYSIFESSTF; encoded by the coding sequence TTGACAGAGGCAAAACTTATTTCTGCTTTAAATGAAGAGAATTTATCTCATTTCTCAAAGACTTATGTTCCCTCTAGACTTTTATTAGGTCCTGGTCCTTCAAACGCACATCCAGAAGTTTTAAACGCTCTTTCCCTAAATCCAATCGGTCATTTAGATGAAGCATATATTTCATTAATGTCTGATGTTCAAAAACTTCTACGATATACCTGGCAATGCAATAATCGTCTTACTCTCCCAATGAGTGGTACTGGAAGTGCAGCTATGGAAGCTTCAATAGCGAATTTTATAGAGGAAGGAGAAACAATTCTTATCGCTAAAAAAGGATATTTTGGAGACAGACTTGTTGATATGGCTACTAGATATAAAGCAGAAGTATCTGTTATGGAAAAACCTTGGGGTGAATCTTTTTCTTATGAAGAAATCAAGTATGAAATAGAGACTAAAAAACCAGCTATATTTGCTATTGTTCATGCTGAAACCTCTAGTGGGGTTTTACAACCTCTTGATGGAATTGGTGATGTATGTAGAAAAAATAACTCCTTGTTTTTAGTTGACGCAGTTACTTCCCTTGGCGCTTTAGAACTATTGATAGATGAATGGAAAATAGATTTAGCGTATAGTTGTAGCCAGAAAGGATTAAGTTGCCCGCCTGGATTAAGTCCTTTTACAATGAATGAGAGAGCTGAAGAAAAACTAAGTTCAAGAAAAACAAAAGTCCCTAACTGGTATTTAGATTTATCTCTTTTAAATAAATATTGGGGTTCAGATCGTGTTTACCATCATACCGCCCCTGTAAATATGAATTTTGCTATTAGAGAGGGTTTACGATTAATTGCAAATGAAGGTTTAGAGAATGTTTGGAATAGGCATAATACTAATGCAAGGAAACTGTGGAATGGTTTAGAAAGTTTAGGCATGGAATTACATGTATCAAAGGATTATCGATTGCCAACTCTTACAACAGTTAAGATTCCACCAGCAGTTGATGGAGATGGTTTTAGAAATCATCTTTTAAGAAACTTTGGAATAGAAATAGGAAATGGACTTGGAGAATTGTCAGGTAAGGTATGGCGTATAGGATTAATGGGCTTTAACTCAAGTGAAGAGAATGTCGACAGATTATTAAACCTATTTGATACTGAGTTAAAGAAATATTCTATTTTTGAGTCCTCAACTTTTTAA
- a CDS encoding nucleoside deaminase — protein sequence MRNIFENGNSNNDLNRGRKNLNYIKWMNSILRRSEEIGKVELPISSIILDERGRCIGRGVNRRSVNKDPLGHAEIMALRQASLIKNDWRFNECITITNLEPCTMCASALIQARMGKVVFGAYDKKRGGLGGSIDLSKHKSSHHKMEIVGGILEEECSQILQLWFKKLRTQK from the coding sequence ATGAGGAATATTTTTGAAAATGGAAATAGTAATAATGATCTAAATAGAGGAAGAAAGAATTTAAATTACATTAAATGGATGAATTCTATATTAAGAAGATCAGAAGAAATTGGAAAAGTTGAGCTGCCAATCTCTTCAATAATTTTAGATGAAAGAGGAAGATGTATTGGAAGAGGGGTTAACAGGAGAAGTGTAAATAAAGACCCATTAGGTCATGCTGAAATAATGGCATTAAGGCAGGCATCTCTAATAAAAAATGATTGGAGGTTTAATGAATGTATTACTATCACAAATTTAGAACCATGTACCATGTGTGCATCGGCGCTTATTCAAGCGAGGATGGGTAAAGTTGTTTTTGGTGCTTACGATAAGAAAAGAGGTGGATTGGGAGGATCAATTGACTTATCAAAGCATAAAAGTTCTCATCACAAGATGGAAATTGTAGGGGGTATCTTAGAAGAAGAATGCAGTCAAATTTTACAATTATGGTTTAAAAAGTTGAGGACTCAAAAATAG
- a CDS encoding pyridoxal phosphate-dependent decarboxylase family protein produces MTEDLINKKDIYFPSYLGTNDNFITLLNRATQILCDWFSNSEKDGPLTFDENFKCFMPDELGNSTEDLFSEIQSLLNNSFNPVHPGSLAHLDPPPLIFSILGDLIAAGLNNNLLAYELSPSVTLLEESLCKWFAKKIGFNDSSGGIAASGGTLSNLNALIAARHNAGLGSDPNSVLLVSEDAHSSFIKCTRIMGLNDTNLVKIKTDNKGCMDIDNLKNSLDQCLINNKKIFAIVATLGTTVRGAIDPIKDISDICKERNIWLHIDGSIGGIFGVTSIPIEGLNNINQANSITINPQKIIGITKTSSLLLVSNMRTLEKTFSTGLPYISSKENIINRGELGIQGSRPAEVIKLWLGLRSLGLKGMEDILNSSINRKDFFIKNINKNKFEIYSGPLHIISFLPKGLTTKDTNFWTQTKVNELMKNNFMLSRPKFKGKYYLRVVMGNYNTNVSHIEELLKILHA; encoded by the coding sequence ATGACTGAAGATTTAATTAATAAAAAAGATATATACTTCCCTTCGTATTTAGGGACTAACGATAACTTCATTACTCTCCTCAATAGAGCAACTCAAATTCTTTGTGACTGGTTCTCTAATTCCGAGAAAGATGGTCCATTAACCTTTGATGAGAATTTCAAGTGCTTTATGCCTGATGAGCTTGGTAATTCTACAGAAGATTTGTTTTCTGAGATTCAATCCCTTTTGAATAATTCATTTAATCCCGTTCATCCGGGTTCTCTAGCTCATCTTGATCCCCCACCTTTGATTTTTTCTATTTTAGGAGATTTAATTGCTGCTGGTTTAAATAATAATCTTCTTGCTTACGAGTTATCTCCAAGTGTTACTTTACTTGAGGAGTCATTATGCAAATGGTTTGCTAAAAAAATAGGCTTTAATGATTCTTCAGGAGGCATAGCAGCTAGCGGAGGTACTTTAAGTAATTTGAATGCACTTATAGCAGCTAGACATAATGCTGGATTAGGTTCAGATCCTAATTCTGTATTACTTGTAAGTGAAGATGCTCATTCTTCCTTCATTAAATGCACAAGAATTATGGGTCTTAATGATACAAATCTAGTAAAGATTAAAACTGACAATAAAGGTTGTATGGATATAGATAATCTAAAAAATTCCTTAGATCAATGTTTAATAAATAATAAAAAAATCTTTGCTATTGTTGCCACATTAGGAACAACTGTAAGAGGAGCAATTGATCCTATTAAGGATATAAGTGATATATGCAAAGAAAGAAATATTTGGCTACATATCGATGGCTCTATTGGTGGGATTTTTGGAGTAACTTCTATTCCAATAGAAGGTTTAAATAATATTAATCAGGCTAATTCCATAACAATAAATCCCCAAAAAATAATTGGCATTACAAAGACTTCCTCTCTGTTATTGGTATCAAACATGCGTACTTTGGAAAAGACCTTTTCGACTGGACTTCCATACATATCATCTAAGGAAAACATTATAAACAGAGGAGAATTAGGTATTCAAGGTTCTAGACCTGCAGAAGTTATAAAACTTTGGCTTGGATTAAGATCTTTAGGTTTAAAAGGAATGGAAGATATATTAAACTCATCAATTAATAGAAAAGACTTTTTTATAAAAAATATTAATAAAAATAAGTTTGAAATATATTCAGGACCTCTACATATTATTTCTTTCTTACCAAAGGGACTTACTACAAAAGACACAAATTTCTGGACTCAAACTAAAGTTAATGAACTAATGAAAAATAATTTTATGCTTTCTAGACCAAAATTTAAAGGTAAATATTATTTAAGAGTTGTCATGGGTAATTACAATACTAATGTATCTCATATTGAAGAACTTTTGAAAATTCTACATGCTTAA
- a CDS encoding GTP-binding protein, with amino-acid sequence MNYFKLKYIKYFIFILFLYILFSILTRIVNIYTLLFLIITMYIFYNIDKKLFKKIVYKVIYKNKKNTLSFKNTYGAAKISLEGIEKINKKINDKVKVELINYQKNKLESQLKTGDYKVTLFGAGSSGKTSIARSLLKNIVGQTSAKIGTTKEINSYKIRIPILKRNINIIDTPGLFEPSKLGEEREKTTIIQASNSDLVLFVLDQDINKYENYLIKELLKIGKKIIIVLNKCDLRSWDENNLIKENIISITSAKKNKISVVKTIAVPQQSPYVKSDALNLVPEVGSLFKEIIETLDNNGEELLADNILFRSNKLGIKSKNFVQEQRYLMSNKVINKYMWVTGGVILVNPLPAVDFLTTTSVNLQMIMELSKIYEIKLTKKDAKDLSKSLLSALAKQGILKGGLAILSPALATSLTKIIISKSIQSITTGWLIKIVGLSLIEYFKNGQDWGDGGIQEVVDKIYRISKREDILNNFVKEAISKIEIRKYFKSNNILPPYPM; translated from the coding sequence ATGAATTACTTTAAATTAAAGTACATAAAATATTTTATCTTTATATTATTTCTATATATTTTATTTTCGATATTAACAAGAATAGTAAATATTTATACGCTTTTATTTTTAATAATAACTATGTATATCTTTTATAATATTGATAAGAAATTATTTAAGAAAATAGTTTATAAAGTTATATACAAAAATAAAAAGAATACACTTTCATTCAAGAATACATATGGTGCTGCAAAGATAAGTTTGGAAGGGATTGAGAAAATAAATAAAAAAATTAACGATAAAGTAAAAGTTGAATTAATAAATTACCAAAAAAATAAACTAGAGTCACAATTAAAAACAGGAGATTATAAAGTTACTCTTTTTGGAGCAGGTTCCTCTGGGAAAACATCAATAGCAAGATCTTTATTAAAAAATATTGTCGGACAAACTTCAGCGAAAATAGGGACAACAAAGGAAATTAATAGCTATAAAATACGTATCCCAATCTTAAAAAGAAACATTAATATAATTGATACACCAGGATTATTCGAACCATCTAAGTTAGGCGAAGAAAGAGAAAAAACAACAATTATACAAGCATCAAATTCTGACTTAGTACTCTTTGTGTTAGATCAGGACATAAATAAATACGAAAACTATTTAATTAAAGAATTATTGAAAATAGGAAAAAAAATAATAATAGTGCTAAATAAATGTGATTTAAGGTCTTGGGATGAAAATAACCTCATCAAAGAAAATATAATTTCTATAACTTCAGCTAAAAAAAATAAAATTTCAGTTGTTAAAACAATTGCAGTACCTCAACAATCACCTTATGTAAAATCAGATGCCTTAAATTTAGTTCCAGAGGTAGGAAGTTTATTTAAAGAAATAATTGAAACGCTCGATAATAATGGTGAAGAATTATTGGCAGATAATATCCTTTTTCGCTCAAATAAGCTAGGTATTAAAAGTAAAAATTTCGTACAAGAACAAAGATACTTAATGTCAAATAAAGTGATTAATAAATATATGTGGGTAACAGGAGGAGTCATTCTAGTTAATCCACTTCCAGCGGTTGATTTTCTTACTACTACATCTGTTAACCTTCAAATGATAATGGAATTATCAAAAATATATGAAATAAAGCTTACTAAAAAAGATGCAAAAGATTTATCGAAATCATTGCTAAGCGCATTGGCTAAACAAGGAATACTAAAAGGTGGGCTAGCCATTCTTTCTCCTGCTTTAGCTACAAGTTTGACGAAAATAATAATATCTAAGTCGATACAATCAATTACAACAGGCTGGTTAATAAAAATAGTAGGACTAAGTTTGATTGAATATTTTAAAAATGGGCAAGATTGGGGAGATGGAGGAATTCAAGAAGTTGTAGATAAAATCTACAGAATAAGTAAGAGAGAGGACATTTTAAATAACTTCGTAAAAGAAGCTATTTCAAAAATTGAGATAAGAAAATATTTTAAATCAAATAATATTTTGCCTCCATATCCTATGTAA
- the lspA gene encoding signal peptidase II: MIYKIQPKLYFLSLSIFIILLDQYTKYLIFYNYKILINKDFILFRLDFVKNYGAAFNIFSGSRIFLSFISIIFSILLIYLILRKNNLNSFDLYSYSFILGGTFGNGMDRILKGFVIDFIDLNFINFPLFNIADISINIGFIFLIYSIFKNKG, from the coding sequence ATGATTTATAAAATACAACCAAAATTATATTTTTTATCTTTAAGTATTTTTATTATTCTACTAGATCAATATACGAAATATTTAATATTTTACAATTATAAAATATTGATAAATAAAGATTTTATTTTATTTAGATTAGACTTTGTAAAAAATTACGGAGCAGCTTTTAATATATTTAGTGGCAGTAGAATATTTTTATCTTTCATAAGCATTATTTTTTCAATATTACTTATTTATTTAATATTAAGGAAAAATAATTTAAACTCATTTGATCTTTATTCTTATAGCTTTATTCTAGGTGGGACTTTTGGTAATGGAATGGATAGAATATTAAAAGGTTTTGTAATTGATTTTATAGATTTAAATTTTATAAATTTCCCGTTATTTAATATTGCTGATATATCTATTAATATAGGTTTTATTTTCTTAATTTATAGCATTTTTAAAAACAAAGGATAA
- a CDS encoding biotin transporter BioY: MFNFYKLIEILVCLQSIIISTLIPIYIPLPFTDKSSINLDIPITWQIPTIILLTLLFNRKVVFRAFNIYIILGLFILPVFHEGGSIGYLLTPNFGYLLGVYPLIKVIDNLNTSNKINVGNFLKNGFIAIGAMHLTGIFYNFIQVIFYNQFNIFLYNLGKYSVGKIGFHFLMLFPLLLLIEPIKWLKHSK, encoded by the coding sequence ATGTTCAATTTTTATAAATTAATTGAGATATTGGTATGTCTTCAATCAATAATAATATCAACCCTAATTCCTATTTATATTCCACTCCCATTTACTGACAAATCAAGTATTAACCTTGATATACCTATCACATGGCAAATTCCAACAATTATTTTACTAACACTTTTATTTAATAGAAAAGTTGTTTTTAGAGCATTTAATATATATATAATTTTAGGGTTATTTATATTGCCAGTTTTTCATGAAGGTGGGTCAATAGGATATTTGCTCACTCCAAATTTTGGTTATTTATTAGGTGTATATCCATTAATCAAAGTAATTGATAATTTAAATACAAGTAATAAAATAAATGTTGGCAACTTTTTAAAAAATGGATTTATAGCAATAGGCGCTATGCATTTAACTGGAATATTTTACAACTTTATACAAGTTATATTTTACAATCAATTTAATATATTTTTATATAATTTAGGGAAATACTCTGTAGGTAAAATTGGATTTCATTTTTTAATGCTTTTCCCACTATTATTACTTATTGAACCTATAAAATGGTTAAAACATAGCAAATAA
- a CDS encoding ABC transporter permease, producing MSRNISIKEALGMATKTLVSNKLRSSLTMLGIIIGNASVITLVGLGRGAQTLAKNQLSNLGANVLFIVPGNNDTRRRGISFPKNLVLEDAVAISNQVPTVKKVAPQISANEIVQSNSKSLNISIAGVTPEFLEVRSFEVDKGRFLSKSDVNSARSYVVIGPDLKDEFFKDKSSSLGEKIRIKDHTYEIIGILKPKGAVFGSNQDKNAYIPLTTMVNRITGKDPTYGVSLSFISVEAKNKNATSAAKFQITNLLRQRHKIIRDDDFAVRSQEDALNIVTNITSGLTFLLAGIGAVSLVVGGIGIMNIMLVSVSERTEEIGLRKAIGAKQSDILIQFLIEALILSTIGGLIGTTTGLSGVFILSLITPLPASVGITTTLSTMIISGSIGLIFGVLPAKRASKLDPIVALRSL from the coding sequence ATGTCTAGGAATATCTCAATAAAGGAAGCCCTAGGCATGGCGACCAAAACATTAGTCTCAAACAAATTAAGAAGTTCGTTGACTATGCTAGGAATAATTATAGGAAATGCTTCTGTAATTACACTTGTTGGGCTTGGGAGAGGTGCTCAAACATTAGCAAAAAATCAATTAAGTAATTTAGGAGCAAATGTATTATTTATTGTTCCTGGAAATAATGACACAAGAAGAAGAGGTATTTCATTTCCTAAAAACCTAGTATTAGAAGATGCAGTAGCAATAAGTAATCAAGTCCCAACAGTTAAAAAAGTTGCTCCTCAAATCTCTGCTAACGAAATAGTGCAATCAAATTCTAAAAGTCTAAATATATCAATTGCAGGAGTTACTCCTGAATTTCTTGAAGTTAGAAGCTTTGAAGTAGATAAGGGAAGATTTTTATCAAAAAGTGATGTTAATAGTGCAAGAAGTTATGTAGTAATAGGTCCTGATCTTAAAGACGAATTTTTCAAAGATAAATCTTCATCACTTGGGGAAAAGATTAGAATTAAGGATCATACATATGAAATAATTGGAATTTTAAAACCCAAAGGGGCTGTATTCGGAAGTAATCAAGACAAAAATGCTTATATTCCATTGACTACTATGGTTAATAGGATTACAGGGAAGGACCCTACATATGGTGTAAGTTTAAGCTTCATAAGTGTTGAAGCAAAAAATAAAAATGCAACCAGCGCAGCAAAATTTCAAATTACTAACTTATTAAGGCAAAGACATAAAATAATAAGAGATGATGATTTTGCAGTTAGATCACAAGAAGATGCATTAAACATAGTAACTAATATTACGAGTGGACTAACGTTTCTCTTAGCAGGTATTGGTGCAGTATCTTTAGTAGTTGGAGGTATAGGAATAATGAATATTATGCTTGTTTCTGTTAGCGAAAGAACTGAAGAAATAGGTCTTAGAAAGGCAATTGGTGCCAAACAGTCGGATATTTTAATTCAATTTTTAATTGAGGCATTGATTTTATCTACAATTGGAGGATTAATAGGAACAACAACTGGATTATCAGGTGTTTTCATATTATCTCTGATTACACCACTGCCTGCATCTGTAGGTATTACAACTACTTTATCCACAATGATTATTTCAGGATCAATAGGTTTGATTTTTGGTGTTTTACCCGCAAAAAGAGCTTCTAAATTAGATCCGATTGTTGCCTTAAGAAGCTTATAA
- the pyk gene encoding pyruvate kinase, with product MSNIDLKRRTKIVATIGPATQSEEIITNLIKAGVTTFRLNFSHGDHNDHAERIKTIREVSQKLDIDIGILQDLQGPKIRLGRFKDGPVKVKKGDKFTLTSNEVECSNTIANVTYENLSQEVSEGKRILLDDGKIEMIVEKVDTKANLLECLVTVGGVLSNNKGVNFPDVQLSVKALTEKDKEDLKFGLSEGVDWIALSFVRNPSDINEIKDLINKNGHSTPVVAKIEKFEAIDQIDAVLPLCDGVMVARGDLGVEMPAEEVPLLQKDLIRKANSLGIPIITATQMLDSMASNPRPTRAEVSDVANAILDGTDAVMLSNETAVGDYPVEAVQTMATIARRIERDYPLKAIESHLPSTIPNAISGAVSNIARQLDAGAIIPLTKSGSTARNVSKFRPPTPILATTTERSVARRLQLVWGVTPIVVNNDERTAKTFSLAMQIAQEMGILKQGDLVVQTAGTLTGISGSTDLIKVGLVRKILSRGISIGEIGVTGKARKINTKLDLSLICPGEILFVNKELLENVPLSKNIAGIVTNQNVDDVYAFFNKNNKKISTICNVENIDNNQIINGDLVTLQLNEGVIYMGQIEDDEEAIDKYKYV from the coding sequence ATGTCGAATATTGATTTAAAAAGAAGAACAAAAATAGTAGCAACTATTGGACCTGCAACTCAGTCTGAAGAGATAATTACAAATTTAATTAAAGCAGGAGTAACAACATTCAGATTAAATTTCTCACATGGAGATCATAATGATCACGCTGAGAGAATTAAAACTATAAGGGAGGTTTCACAAAAGCTAGATATTGATATTGGTATTCTGCAAGATCTTCAAGGACCTAAAATTAGGTTAGGACGATTCAAGGATGGTCCAGTAAAAGTAAAAAAAGGGGATAAATTTACACTAACCTCCAATGAAGTTGAATGTTCAAATACTATTGCGAATGTAACTTACGAGAATCTTTCTCAAGAAGTTAGTGAAGGGAAAAGAATACTATTAGATGATGGTAAAATTGAAATGATTGTTGAAAAAGTAGATACTAAAGCTAATCTTTTAGAATGTTTGGTTACTGTAGGTGGTGTTTTATCAAATAATAAAGGTGTAAATTTCCCAGATGTTCAATTATCTGTAAAAGCATTAACAGAAAAAGATAAAGAGGATTTAAAATTTGGTTTATCTGAGGGAGTTGACTGGATAGCTCTGAGTTTCGTAAGAAATCCTTCCGATATTAATGAAATTAAAGATTTAATAAACAAAAATGGTCATTCAACTCCAGTAGTTGCAAAAATAGAAAAATTTGAAGCAATAGATCAAATTGATGCTGTATTACCTTTATGTGATGGAGTTATGGTTGCAAGAGGGGATTTGGGAGTAGAAATGCCTGCTGAAGAAGTTCCACTTTTACAAAAGGATTTAATAAGAAAAGCTAATTCATTAGGTATACCAATAATTACCGCGACTCAAATGCTTGATTCCATGGCTTCTAATCCAAGACCGACTAGAGCCGAAGTAAGCGATGTCGCCAATGCAATACTGGATGGAACAGATGCAGTAATGCTTTCAAACGAAACTGCCGTTGGCGATTATCCTGTAGAGGCAGTACAAACGATGGCAACAATAGCAAGAAGAATTGAGAGGGATTATCCTCTTAAAGCTATTGAGAGCCACTTACCTAGCACGATACCAAATGCTATTAGTGGAGCTGTAAGTAATATAGCTAGACAACTAGATGCAGGAGCAATAATTCCTTTAACAAAATCAGGTTCTACTGCTCGAAATGTAAGTAAATTTAGACCGCCAACTCCTATTTTGGCAACTACAACTGAAAGGAGTGTAGCGAGAAGACTTCAACTTGTTTGGGGAGTCACCCCGATAGTAGTAAATAATGATGAAAGAACAGCAAAAACATTTAGTTTAGCTATGCAAATTGCTCAAGAAATGGGAATATTAAAACAAGGAGATTTAGTCGTTCAAACTGCAGGTACACTAACTGGTATAAGTGGCTCTACAGATTTAATAAAAGTTGGTTTAGTAAGGAAGATACTTTCAAGAGGGATCTCAATAGGTGAAATTGGAGTTACAGGTAAAGCAAGAAAAATAAATACTAAACTTGATTTGTCATTAATTTGCCCTGGCGAAATTTTATTTGTTAATAAAGAATTATTGGAAAATGTTCCATTGAGCAAAAATATTGCAGGTATTGTTACGAACCAAAATGTAGATGATGTTTATGCCTTTTTTAACAAAAACAATAAGAAGATTTCTACAATCTGTAATGTAGAAAACATTGATAATAATCAAATTATTAATGGTGATCTAGTAACTTTACAGCTTAACGAAGGTGTAATTTATATGGGACAAATTGAAGATGATGAAGAAGCTATAGATAAATATAAATATGTCTAG
- a CDS encoding nucleoside triphosphate pyrophosphohydrolase family protein, translating to MDFKTYQKKARETAQYPNLGSNNIYPTLGLVGEAGEVAEKVKKVIRDKNGIFDNESKIGIKKELGDVLWYISNLCTELNFNLEDVALQNLEKLKLRAAKGKISGSGDDR from the coding sequence ATGGATTTTAAAACTTATCAGAAAAAAGCAAGAGAAACAGCACAATACCCAAATTTAGGTTCAAATAATATATATCCTACTCTTGGTTTAGTTGGCGAAGCTGGTGAAGTTGCAGAAAAAGTTAAAAAAGTAATTAGAGATAAAAATGGAATATTTGATAATGAATCAAAAATAGGAATAAAAAAAGAGTTAGGAGATGTTTTATGGTATATATCAAATCTTTGTACAGAATTAAATTTCAATTTGGAAGATGTTGCATTACAAAATCTTGAAAAATTAAAATTAAGAGCTGCTAAGGGTAAGATTAGCGGTTCTGGTGACGATAGATAA
- a CDS encoding YggT family protein, with protein sequence MLSEIFAVLGQTLSIYSFILIIRILLTWFPGIDWSNGVLSALTSITDPYLNIFRGIIPPIGGFDISSLLAFLLLNVIQNLITNLQYASLGYS encoded by the coding sequence ATGTTATCTGAGATTTTCGCAGTATTAGGCCAAACTTTATCTATTTATTCTTTCATATTAATTATAAGAATTTTACTTACATGGTTCCCAGGGATTGATTGGAGTAACGGTGTTTTGTCTGCATTAACGTCTATCACAGATCCTTATTTAAACATTTTTAGAGGTATTATCCCTCCAATAGGTGGATTTGATATTTCATCTTTATTAGCTTTTTTACTTTTAAATGTTATTCAAAACTTAATTACAAATCTCCAGTATGCAAGTTTAGGTTATAGCTAA